Genomic window (Candidatus Binataceae bacterium):
GCTTAAGTACGCATTGCTCATCTTCCCCCATCAGTATCTCAGCCGCGAAGAGCAGATCGCCTTTGCCAGGCGCTTCGGCCGACTGGAGTTCGAGCTGTCGCCGCTCAGCAACGTTAAAGAGGACGGCACCCTCATCCCCGAGTCGGACAACAGCGACATCATCAAAGTTCTCAAGGGCAATATGGGCTGGCATTGCGACAGCACCTATATGCCGATTCAGGCCAAGGGTGCGGTCTTCAGTGCACGAGTGGTGCCGAAGTCGGGTGGCCAAACCGGATGGGCCGACATGCGAGCGGCATTCGATGCCCTGGACGACGAATTGCGCGCAAAGGTGGAAAAGCTCTCGGCGCATCACTCGCTCTACTACAGTCAGGCGAAGCTGGGGCATCAGCCCAAGAAAGGCAGTGACTACAGCGGCTACGGCTTCCACGATGGCCCGGTCCCGCTCCGCCCTCTCGTGAAGGTCCATCCCGAGACAGGCCGCAAGTCCCTGGTGATTGGCCGGCACGCATACGACATTCCGGGAATGAACTCGGAAGAATCGGAGCGACTCCTAAGGGACCTGGTCGTCTTCGCCTGTAAACCGCCGCGCATTTACCATCATGACTGGGCCCCGGGGGACGCCGTGGTCTGGGACAACCGCTGCCTGTTACATCGCGCTACCCCATGGGACATGAGTGAGCCGCGCATAATGTGGCACAGTCGCATCGCGGGCGACCCCGCAAGCGAATCAGCTCTCGGCTAACGCGGCTTAGAAAGCGCCATCGCAGCGGTCTCTACCCATTGCTTTGCCCAACCCCGTTCCAGTGGGCTGCCAGCATAAGGGGTTATCAGATTGGTTTTCCCGTCTACCTGTGTATAACGCGTCTTTGGTACTTCCACTTCTAGTTGTCCGGAAGGGTTTTTGCTATTAAGCGCTCGCCGAAACCCGTGCCCGCGCGCCAAGTCATACAACCCTGGGAAGTTTGGCGGTTTGAGACGCCGGGAAGAGCTGTGGGAAGCACCAAGAGGAATGGCTTTGGCGCAACAGCGGCATCTCTGGTCTCGTCCTCAGCCACCGATCATTCCACCATAGCTTTGGAAGCACGCGGCAATGCGCGCTCCGGCGTGCTCCTCCTGGTAAGTCGCGCTTCACCCGGACTGGAGCGCGTGCCGCGACACCTGTGGCTCAAGATTCGTGGTCCATCGCGCCAATGGCCAAATCAACGTCACCTTAGCGGCGATCACCAAGTTCGCGCTGCAGGCGCCCGCAGCGGCGAACGCGCCTATTTCGATTTTCTTTGATGTCGAATAATCCAGGGTAAGCAGTTTCTGGAACTGGTTGAGCGCTATGGGGTTTTCGATGGTACCAATCTTTACGGCAAACATGTACAGGAGATGCTGCTTGGAGATTTCTCGCGGAGCTGGAAATACCTCGGAGGCTTCAAGTTCCTCTACGTCAATGCGAAGGGATCGGTGCAGTGGTGCGCGCAGCCGCGTGATTACCGCTTCCGGCTGCAGGACATGAGTCTCAAGGAGCTGCGCGGCAATGATCATCACAAGCACTGTGAGCAGGGCTGTTGCCTCGGGTGCGTGCGACTAATTTCACATGTGCTGGGCGAACCGGTGAAGAGCTTCCGCACCAGCATGACGCTCGCTTATGGCGACGCGAAAGCATCGCCGGCGCAGGTCGCTGCCCGTTCGAAGAACGGCGCTCATTTCTAGGCGATGGCCCACTTCTCAGGCCCGGTGCCGAACACCGCGGCCGTTCAATCCCTGCAGGCAGTGGTGGTGTGGGAGCCCGGGGCGGCGGAGAATCCGCTGCGTACGATCGGCGGCCTTACCTTGATCGAATGAATCCTGCGGCAACTCTCCGCCCTGGATGCCATCAAAAGCATCGTGGTGCTCAAACCCGCGGCAGTCTCTCTGCCGCCTGCCTCGGGTCGCGTGAGGAAGCCGCTGGAATGCTACAACGTTTCGGGCGCCAAATTCTGGGAGATACTCCGTGAAGCTCGTGGCAAACTTGCCGGAGATTTTATTGCGGTCGCGGCTGATTTGCTGATCGATCGGAGGCTGTTTGCATGGCTCGCGGTGCAAAATGAGGACGTGATGCTGACCTCGTGCGAGGGCGGCAGCGCGGAACCGGCAGCGCGGCTCACCGGGAAGGCGCTTGACGCGGCGGCGCCGCAGTCGGCAGGCCTCAAACGGGTGGCGGTGAGCTCCCTGCCGTCGTACTGGGAGGCGATGCACGGCGAGGTGCCGCTGCACCTTTATCAGGTCACCGACGAGCCCAGCGCAGAAGCGGGCTGGAAGATTCTGCTCGATCATGTACAGAAACGCACCCTCGAGCTGCCCGCGCAATATTTCGATCCAACCTTCGAAAACCTCCTGATTCGCCGCCTCGCAGGCACTTCGGTCACAGCCAACCGGGTGACCTTGGTGACGGGACTGCTCGGGTTCCTGGTCGCGGCGCTTTATTACGCGGGATGGCTGCGCGTGGGTGTGCTAGTCGCGATTTTCGTAGAAGTGCTCGATGGGGTCGACGGAAAGCTTGCCCGCATCACCTGGACCACCTCGCGAGCCGGCGAGTACGAGCACATCCTCGATTTCTTCTACGAGAACTC
Coding sequences:
- a CDS encoding CDP-alcohol phosphatidyltransferase family protein, which translates into the protein MLKPAAVSLPPASGRVRKPLECYNVSGAKFWEILREARGKLAGDFIAVAADLLIDRRLFAWLAVQNEDVMLTSCEGGSAEPAARLTGKALDAAAPQSAGLKRVAVSSLPSYWEAMHGEVPLHLYQVTDEPSAEAGWKILLDHVQKRTLELPAQYFDPTFENLLIRRLAGTSVTANRVTLVTGLLGFLVAALYYAGWLRVGVLVAIFVEVLDGVDGKLARITWTTSRAGEYEHILDFFYENSWYLALGLHLRHGSPHALKAALLMILFDLADKVAYSLMDVRLGRSLDNASPFLARFRLIAGRRNIYSWLFLVGFFLGFPNYAFFLAVVWAGITA
- a CDS encoding TauD/TfdA family dioxygenase, whose protein sequence is MSSRFDLKPLDATFGAVVTGVTIAALNEETWHDLHAAWLKYALLIFPHQYLSREEQIAFARRFGRLEFELSPLSNVKEDGTLIPESDNSDIIKVLKGNMGWHCDSTYMPIQAKGAVFSARVVPKSGGQTGWADMRAAFDALDDELRAKVEKLSAHHSLYYSQAKLGHQPKKGSDYSGYGFHDGPVPLRPLVKVHPETGRKSLVIGRHAYDIPGMNSEESERLLRDLVVFACKPPRIYHHDWAPGDAVVWDNRCLLHRATPWDMSEPRIMWHSRIAGDPASESALG